Sequence from the Mycobacterium florentinum genome:
GGGTGGTGGTCATCAGAAGTAGCCCTCTCGCTTGCGGTCTTCCATGGCGGCGGCCGACGTGCGGTCGTCGGCGCGGGTCTCGCCGCGTTCGGACACGGTTGCCGCTGAGATCTCGGTGATGACACCGGTGATGTCGGTGGCCTCGGAGCGCACCGCCCCGGTGATGGTCAGGTCGCCGACGGTGCGGTAGCGCACCCACTCGACGGCCGACGATTCGCCGTTCTGCGGGGTGGCGTACGCCGACACCGCCAGCAGGATGCCGTCACGCTGGAATACCTCGCGTTCGTGTGCGTAGTAAATCGACGGTATCTCAAGGTTTTCCAGCTCGATGTAACGCCAGACGTCGAGCTCGGTCCAGTTGCTCAGCGGGAATACCCGGACCTGCTCGCCCTTCTTGATCCGGCCGTTGTACAGCGTCCAGGGCTCTGGGCGCTGAGCCCGGGGATCCCATTGCCCGAACTCGTCGCGGAAGCTCAGGATGCGTTCTTTGGCGCGGGCCCGCTCCTCGTCGCGGCGGGCACCGCCGAAGGCGGCATCGAACTCACCGGCCTCCAGCGCGTCGAGCAGGGTGCGCGTCTGGGCCCGGTTGCGTGATGCGCCGGGGCCCGGATCGGGAACCCGGCCATTGTCGATGGACTCCTGCACCGAGGCGACGATCAGCTTGTGTCCCTGGCCCGTGACTCGGCGGTCGCGAAACTCGATGACCTCGTCGAAGTTGTGGCCGGTGTCGACGTGCATCACCGGAAACGGCAGCGGCAATGGTCGAAAAGCTTTCTCCGCCAACCGAAGCAGCACGATCGAATCTTTGCCTGCCGAGAACAGCAGGACGGGTCGCTCCAGCTCGGCGACCACCTCGCGGATGATGTGCACGGCTTCTGCTTCCAGCAGCCGCAATTCGTCGACACGAGTCTCGGTCGTGGTGGTCATGTCGGGAGTCCCTCTCTTTCGGCGTCCGCCCGGTACCGGTCCACCCATTCGTCGGAACGCTTGTCGGCTTGCCGCTCCAGCACCGGGTCGGGCGCAAGATTCGGGTCCATCCCCAGTGCCTCGAGAATGGAACCCACCACCGAGGTGAGATTGCGCCACAGTACCGGGTACGGAATCTCCATCGGCTTGACGTCTTCCTCGGCGAACCAATTCCGCCAGCCTTGCTCCTGGCCGCGCAGCATCGTGATGACGTGCGCGATCGCGCCCGCGTGGTAGGTGGCACGCGCGTCGCGGACCGGATCGGGCCTGCCCCGCCACACCCGGGTCTGCACCGCCCGCCAGAACGACACCGCCTGCGAGACCACGTCGGGCCGATAGACGTAGACCAGCAGCGGGTCCTCACCGACGACGTCGCGGATCGCGGACAACAGGCCGGGGCCCGACCGGTCGGGCAAGCCGCCCGCGCGCTGCAACAGCAGCGGTGTCTGGTTCCACATCAGCTTGCCGCCCCAGACGCCGTTCGGCGTTCGGCCGACCGTGCGGACGTAGT
This genomic interval carries:
- the stf0 gene encoding trehalose 2-sulfotransferase, which gives rise to MAVNPSSYLVLASQRSGSTLLVESLRATGVAGEPQEFFQYLPTTSQSPQPREWFAGVGDQSILSLLDPLDEGKPDLAPAEIWRDYVRTVGRTPNGVWGGKLMWNQTPLLLQRAGGLPDRSGPGLLSAIRDVVGEDPLLVYVYRPDVVSQAVSFWRAVQTRVWRGRPDPVRDARATYHAGAIAHVITMLRGQEQGWRNWFAEEDVKPMEIPYPVLWRNLTSVVGSILEALGMDPNLAPDPVLERQADKRSDEWVDRYRADAEREGLPT
- the cysD gene encoding sulfate adenylyltransferase subunit CysD, whose product is MTTTTETRVDELRLLEAEAVHIIREVVAELERPVLLFSAGKDSIVLLRLAEKAFRPLPLPFPVMHVDTGHNFDEVIEFRDRRVTGQGHKLIVASVQESIDNGRVPDPGPGASRNRAQTRTLLDALEAGEFDAAFGGARRDEERARAKERILSFRDEFGQWDPRAQRPEPWTLYNGRIKKGEQVRVFPLSNWTELDVWRYIELENLEIPSIYYAHEREVFQRDGILLAVSAYATPQNGESSAVEWVRYRTVGDLTITGAVRSEATDITGVITEISAATVSERGETRADDRTSAAAMEDRKREGYF